In the Paraburkholderia acidisoli genome, one interval contains:
- a CDS encoding LysR family transcriptional regulator — protein MDSLQADQTTAFLAVLETGSFTAAGRMLGRDGSVISRRVAALEARLGIRLLERSTRRVAATEAGARFRARLGEAHAILRAAEDEARSMAETPTGLLRVSLPAGFGRRWVAPHLPEFLARYPSLEVECSLSDRYVDLIAERYDVGLRIGKLEDSRLVAKPLATMQRLLCASPEWVRRHGHVAHPRDLAHRPCIGFTPLASWPVWHLQRRGEHHAVRVHAQLATDDVDTAIHAAMRGAGIMLGANWLVGRELHEGKLVRILPAWTVSDDEKLSVVRASRKNEPAKTRAFVDWLSERFRQPPWQED, from the coding sequence ATGGACAGCCTGCAAGCGGATCAGACGACAGCCTTTCTCGCCGTGCTGGAAACCGGCAGTTTCACGGCGGCGGGGCGCATGCTGGGCCGCGACGGCTCCGTGATCTCGCGCCGGGTCGCGGCGCTCGAAGCCCGCCTCGGTATCCGGCTGCTGGAGCGCTCGACCCGGCGCGTCGCGGCCACCGAGGCGGGCGCGCGCTTCCGGGCCCGCCTCGGCGAGGCGCACGCGATCCTGCGCGCGGCGGAAGACGAGGCGCGCTCGATGGCCGAAACGCCCACGGGCCTGCTGCGCGTGAGCCTGCCTGCCGGTTTCGGGCGCCGCTGGGTGGCGCCGCATCTGCCGGAATTCCTGGCGCGCTACCCGTCGCTGGAAGTGGAGTGCAGCCTCAGCGACCGCTATGTCGACCTGATCGCCGAGCGCTACGACGTGGGCCTGCGCATCGGCAAGCTCGAGGACAGCCGGCTGGTCGCGAAGCCGCTCGCGACCATGCAGCGGCTGCTGTGCGCCTCGCCCGAGTGGGTGCGCCGCCATGGCCACGTCGCGCATCCGCGCGATCTCGCGCACCGGCCGTGCATCGGCTTCACGCCCCTCGCGAGCTGGCCGGTCTGGCACCTGCAGCGGCGCGGCGAGCATCACGCCGTGCGCGTGCACGCGCAACTCGCCACCGACGACGTCGATACCGCGATCCACGCGGCCATGCGCGGCGCGGGCATCATGCTCGGCGCCAACTGGCTGGTCGGGCGCGAACTGCATGAAGGCAAGCTCGTGCGCATCCTGCCCGCATGGACCGTGTCGGACGACGAAAAACTGAGCGTCGTGCGCGCCTCGCGCAAGAACGAGCCCGCGAAAACGCGCGCGTTCGTCGACTGGTTGAGCGAGCGGTTCCGGCAACCGCCCTGGCAAGAAGACTGA
- a CDS encoding ABC transporter substrate-binding protein — translation MRGLKFAALIGGLTGLLCLLALGGCEPRDATRAATAAAPVRTTVTALVWAPDWPEEMLKIAAEFDQANPDVHVNVQFMIGNSVEENIKPRVAAGTLPDLISVNPNAYAAELADQGILADVRGTTAWSQMLEPLKGDWTSRRGKGFGISGGVATTMIYYNRAMFARAGIKTLPTNFDEFLDVCARLKRAGMIPIMWNGGFPNMLGNGPFASGFANNVVAREPDWKQKMADGTLNLNTPEVADIFARIALIPERGYVQPAFMTTGYDEGMRLFKDGQAAMAFQGSWAAGMMMRGNRFEAGVFVPPWNAPGQTVVPVLGSETGFAVCETPRKAAAMRFLEFIAGRGFPILQRKRHNISPFENGAGTAVSDREIVAYTQTLSRYPVTASPYYSSLPSNTIELVHNLMHDVLLKKITPREAAKRLDESVKTEAKMHYK, via the coding sequence GTGCGAGGACTCAAGTTTGCGGCGTTGATTGGCGGCCTGACCGGCTTGCTCTGCCTGCTCGCGCTCGGCGGCTGCGAGCCGCGCGACGCGACGCGCGCGGCTACCGCCGCCGCGCCCGTGCGCACGACCGTCACCGCGCTCGTGTGGGCGCCCGACTGGCCCGAGGAAATGCTCAAGATCGCCGCCGAGTTCGACCAGGCCAATCCGGACGTGCACGTGAACGTGCAGTTCATGATCGGCAACTCGGTGGAGGAGAACATCAAGCCGCGCGTGGCCGCGGGCACGTTGCCCGACCTCATCAGCGTGAATCCGAACGCCTACGCGGCGGAACTCGCCGACCAGGGCATTCTGGCCGACGTGCGCGGGACCACGGCGTGGAGCCAGATGCTGGAACCGCTCAAGGGCGACTGGACCAGCCGGCGCGGCAAGGGTTTCGGCATCTCGGGCGGCGTGGCCACGACGATGATCTACTACAACCGCGCGATGTTCGCGCGAGCGGGCATCAAGACGCTGCCGACCAACTTCGACGAGTTTCTCGACGTGTGCGCCCGGCTCAAGCGCGCGGGCATGATCCCCATCATGTGGAACGGCGGCTTCCCGAACATGCTCGGCAACGGGCCGTTCGCCTCGGGGTTCGCGAACAACGTGGTGGCGCGCGAGCCCGACTGGAAGCAGAAGATGGCCGACGGCACGCTGAACCTGAACACGCCGGAAGTCGCCGACATCTTCGCGCGCATCGCGCTGATTCCCGAGCGCGGCTACGTGCAGCCCGCGTTCATGACCACCGGCTACGACGAAGGCATGCGCCTCTTCAAGGACGGCCAGGCAGCGATGGCCTTCCAGGGCAGCTGGGCGGCGGGCATGATGATGCGCGGCAACCGCTTCGAGGCGGGCGTTTTCGTGCCGCCGTGGAACGCGCCGGGCCAGACGGTCGTGCCCGTGCTCGGCAGCGAAACCGGCTTCGCGGTGTGCGAGACGCCGCGCAAGGCCGCCGCCATGCGCTTCCTGGAGTTCATCGCCGGCCGGGGTTTCCCCATTCTGCAGCGCAAGCGCCACAACATTTCGCCGTTCGAGAACGGCGCGGGCACGGCCGTGAGCGACCGCGAGATCGTCGCCTATACGCAGACGCTCAGCCGCTATCCCGTCACGGCGAGCCCGTATTATTCGTCGCTGCCTTCCAACACGATCGAACTCGTGCACAACCTCATGCACGACGTGCTGCTGAAGAAGATCACGCCGCGCGAAGCCGCGAAGCGCCTCGACGAATCGGTCAAGACTGAAGCGAAGATGCATTACAAATGA
- a CDS encoding bifunctional diguanylate cyclase/phosphodiesterase, which yields MNSLSAWLKRAFDYFCQDLLRRVEIRYRLIAAFIVLSLLPVVISGCISYVKSIAAIKENAQIFSKEVVRQVSRNVQLRMEQIETESNLLVLSDRVQGALARVASGNAREQSEARQDMTRLLLDHYGSVDFINQKYLLDGNDKILDTQAFAQLTAGVTTLVARAEAAHERSYWGSYDDGVGQQNLGMVRAIYDKTNNRKIGNLVLVVRPEFFSTIFNDVASGSGTEIYVLDASDNKLIVVADNSAAAAAGTTPEPGLADDIARHAESGEASRFVMYSGKHGGRYLAAYSRIPGTTWFVVSTIAEKSLTAEAQAVRTQIVVIGISGFLLSIFLAWFISHSISAPLRDLVRRMHATGGGAGALDDVDGDEEGDGDELARLSHRFERMRAAIRQKIQKIKEINASLEQTVVERTSELVTREREARTLIDNSPDTITRYDRDLRRTYANPAFCASAGCELAASLGKRPSELPGGPNALVYERKIQEVIATGQKTQFELRWTGRDGQEQCTHIRITPEVDLAGHITSVLAVGRDLSDRMAFEATIWKQANFDALTGLPNRQLFHDRLNQEATQTRRAGRRMGLMLIDLDRFKEVNDSLGHDTGDVLLIEAGRRISECVREVDTVARLGGDEFTVILPDLDDMALVEQTARDINRKLTEPFKLGTDEAYISASIGVTVFPDDAEELDTLFKHADQAMYAAKNAGRNGFSYFTRDMPVEAEKRLRLTSDLRAALPRNQLRVLYQPVVDLATGRVCKAEALIRWQHPERGMVSPLDFIPLAEDTGLIVPIGDWVFQQAVEQARQWRARYDASFQISVNMSPVQVRQDTLMCERWCEYLDHAGMPGQGVAVEITEGLLLHAEAKIDDKLVDFRRAGIGISIDDFGTGYSSLAYLKRFDIDYLKIDRSFVQNLNVDEGNQVLCEAMVVLAHKLGIQVIAEGVETVEQRDFLKGIGCDFAQGFLYSTPVSPQCFEQLFWPAYAEEAAVDPE from the coding sequence ATGAACTCACTTTCCGCGTGGCTCAAACGCGCCTTCGATTACTTCTGCCAGGACCTGCTGCGGCGCGTCGAGATCCGGTATCGGCTGATCGCGGCGTTCATCGTGCTCTCGCTGCTGCCCGTGGTGATTTCGGGCTGCATTTCCTATGTGAAGTCGATTGCGGCGATCAAGGAGAACGCGCAGATCTTCTCGAAGGAAGTCGTGCGCCAGGTGTCGCGCAATGTGCAACTGCGCATGGAGCAGATCGAAACCGAGAGCAACCTGCTGGTGCTTTCCGACCGCGTGCAGGGTGCGCTCGCGCGGGTCGCGAGCGGCAACGCGCGCGAGCAGAGCGAGGCGCGCCAGGACATGACGCGCCTGCTGCTCGATCACTACGGTTCCGTCGATTTCATCAACCAGAAGTATCTGCTCGACGGCAACGACAAGATTCTCGACACGCAGGCGTTCGCGCAGCTCACGGCGGGCGTGACCACGCTCGTCGCGCGCGCCGAGGCCGCGCATGAGCGCAGCTACTGGGGCAGTTACGACGACGGTGTGGGCCAGCAGAATCTCGGCATGGTGCGCGCGATCTACGACAAGACCAACAATCGCAAGATCGGCAATCTCGTGCTGGTGGTGCGCCCCGAGTTCTTCTCGACCATCTTCAACGACGTCGCTTCGGGCAGCGGTACTGAAATCTACGTGCTCGACGCGAGCGACAACAAGCTGATCGTGGTGGCCGACAACTCGGCCGCCGCCGCGGCGGGCACGACGCCGGAACCGGGACTCGCCGACGATATCGCGCGCCACGCCGAGTCGGGCGAAGCGAGCCGCTTCGTGATGTACTCGGGCAAGCACGGCGGGCGCTATCTTGCCGCCTACTCGCGCATTCCGGGCACGACGTGGTTCGTGGTGAGCACCATCGCCGAAAAAAGCCTGACGGCCGAAGCGCAGGCCGTGCGCACGCAGATCGTGGTGATCGGCATCTCGGGCTTTTTGCTGTCGATCTTTCTGGCGTGGTTCATTTCGCACAGCATTTCCGCGCCGCTGCGCGATCTCGTGCGCCGCATGCACGCGACCGGCGGCGGCGCGGGCGCGCTCGACGACGTCGACGGCGACGAGGAAGGCGACGGCGACGAACTCGCGCGGCTCTCGCACCGCTTCGAGCGCATGCGCGCCGCCATCCGGCAGAAGATCCAGAAGATCAAGGAGATCAACGCGTCGCTCGAACAGACCGTGGTCGAGCGCACTTCGGAGCTCGTCACGCGCGAGCGCGAGGCGCGCACGCTCATCGACAATTCGCCCGACACGATCACGCGCTACGACCGCGACTTGCGGCGCACCTATGCGAACCCGGCGTTCTGTGCCTCGGCCGGTTGCGAGCTTGCCGCCTCGCTCGGCAAGCGGCCTTCGGAGTTGCCGGGCGGCCCGAACGCGCTCGTGTACGAGCGCAAGATCCAGGAAGTGATCGCCACGGGCCAGAAGACGCAGTTCGAGCTGCGCTGGACCGGCCGCGACGGCCAGGAGCAATGCACGCATATCCGCATCACGCCGGAAGTCGATCTCGCGGGGCATATCACCTCGGTGCTGGCGGTTGGGCGCGATCTGTCCGATCGCATGGCGTTCGAGGCGACCATCTGGAAGCAGGCCAATTTCGACGCGCTCACGGGCCTGCCGAATCGCCAGTTGTTCCATGACCGGCTGAACCAGGAGGCGACCCAGACGCGCCGCGCCGGCAGGCGCATGGGGCTGATGCTGATCGATCTCGACCGCTTCAAGGAAGTCAACGACTCGCTCGGCCACGACACCGGCGACGTGCTGCTGATCGAGGCGGGGCGGCGTATCAGCGAATGCGTGCGTGAAGTGGACACGGTCGCGCGGCTGGGCGGCGACGAGTTCACGGTGATCCTCCCCGACCTCGACGACATGGCGCTGGTCGAGCAGACCGCGCGCGACATCAACCGCAAGCTGACCGAGCCGTTCAAGCTCGGCACGGACGAGGCGTATATCTCCGCGAGTATCGGCGTGACGGTGTTCCCCGACGACGCCGAGGAACTCGACACGCTGTTCAAGCACGCCGACCAGGCGATGTACGCCGCGAAGAACGCGGGCCGCAACGGCTTCAGCTACTTCACGCGCGACATGCCCGTGGAAGCGGAAAAGCGCCTGCGCCTCACGAGCGACCTGCGCGCCGCGCTGCCGCGCAACCAGTTGCGCGTGCTTTACCAACCCGTGGTCGATCTCGCGACGGGCCGCGTGTGCAAGGCCGAGGCGCTGATTCGCTGGCAGCATCCCGAGCGCGGCATGGTGAGCCCGCTCGACTTCATTCCGCTCGCCGAAGACACGGGCCTGATCGTGCCGATCGGCGACTGGGTGTTCCAGCAGGCCGTGGAGCAGGCGCGGCAATGGCGCGCGCGTTACGACGCGTCGTTCCAGATCAGCGTGAACATGTCGCCGGTGCAGGTCCGGCAGGACACGCTGATGTGCGAGCGCTGGTGCGAATATCTCGACCACGCGGGCATGCCGGGCCAGGGCGTGGCGGTGGAAATCACCGAAGGGCTGCTGCTGCACGCCGAAGCGAAGATCGACGACAAACTGGTGGACTTCCGCCGCGCGGGCATCGGCATTTCCATCGACGACTTCGGCACGGGGTATTCGTCGCTGGCGTATCTGAAGCGCTTCGACATCGATTACCTCAAGATCGACCGCTCGTTCGTGCAGAACCTCAACGTCGACGAAGGCAATCAGGTGCTCTGCGAGGCGATGGTGGTGCTCGCGCACAAGCTCGGCATTCAGGTGATCGCCGAAGGCGTGGAAACCGTCGAGCAGCGCGATTTTCTCAAAGGCATCGGCTGCGATTTCGCGCAAGGGTTCTTGTATTCGACACCGGTTTCGCCGCAGTGCTTCGAGCAGCTGTTCTGGCCGGCGTATGCGGAAGAGGCGGCGGTGGACCCGGAGTGA
- a CDS encoding FecCD family ABC transporter permease produces the protein MKVRASRVTLLAALAAVLAVSVVLAVGCGSTPIAARDVLHAIAAHVLDGVPASATNDAIVWEIRLPRVLLGALVGAALALAGAVLQAATANRLADPHLLGVSAGASVGAVAATLWLGAAWGALTLPGCAFAGALAATALVIACGTHGTRHRQFDAQRLLLAGVAISFVLMALANLLLYLGDQRSATSVLFWMLGGLGLARWSLLGVPAALVGIGALLLLGRRRELDALMSGDVAAVTLGVNVARLRRELFVVCSLLTAGMVAVSGAIGFVGLVAPHVARRFAGASHARMLPVCALVGAIMLIWADVIARTLIAPDDLPIGVVTGLFGGVFFVWLVRGAR, from the coding sequence ATGAAGGTGCGCGCCTCGCGGGTTACGTTGCTCGCCGCGCTCGCGGCCGTGCTCGCCGTGTCCGTCGTGCTGGCCGTGGGCTGCGGTTCGACGCCGATCGCCGCGCGCGACGTGCTGCACGCGATCGCCGCGCACGTGCTGGACGGCGTGCCCGCGAGCGCGACGAACGACGCCATCGTCTGGGAAATTCGTTTGCCGCGCGTGCTGCTGGGCGCGCTGGTGGGCGCGGCGCTCGCCCTGGCGGGCGCGGTGCTGCAAGCCGCCACCGCGAACCGGCTCGCCGATCCGCATCTGCTCGGCGTGAGCGCGGGCGCGAGCGTCGGTGCCGTGGCGGCCACGCTGTGGCTCGGCGCGGCATGGGGCGCGCTCACGCTGCCCGGTTGCGCGTTCGCGGGCGCGCTCGCGGCCACGGCGCTCGTGATCGCGTGCGGCACGCACGGCACGCGGCATCGCCAGTTCGACGCGCAGCGCCTGCTGCTCGCGGGCGTGGCCATTTCGTTCGTGCTGATGGCGCTCGCGAATCTGCTGCTGTATCTCGGCGATCAGCGCTCGGCGACTTCGGTGCTGTTCTGGATGCTGGGCGGTCTCGGCCTCGCGCGCTGGTCGCTGCTGGGCGTGCCCGCGGCGCTCGTCGGGATCGGCGCGCTCCTGCTGCTCGGCCGCCGGCGCGAACTCGACGCCCTCATGAGCGGCGACGTCGCCGCCGTGACGCTCGGCGTGAACGTCGCGCGCCTAAGGCGCGAACTCTTCGTGGTGTGCTCGCTGCTCACGGCGGGCATGGTCGCGGTGAGCGGCGCGATTGGCTTTGTCGGGCTGGTGGCGCCGCACGTGGCGCGGCGGTTCGCCGGTGCGAGCCACGCGCGCATGCTGCCCGTTTGCGCGCTCGTGGGCGCGATCATGCTGATCTGGGCCGACGTGATCGCGCGCACGCTGATCGCCCCCGACGACTTGCCGATCGGCGTGGTGACGGGCTTGTTCGGCGGCGTGTTTTTCGTGTGGCTCGTGCGCGGCGCGCGCTGA
- a CDS encoding ABC transporter substrate-binding protein: protein MMKTTRLSALLLILGSAAFHAAHAAHYPVTVPSCNRQVTFAHAPSRAVSNDVNLTEMLLALGVRARMAGYTGISGWKTANPQLAAELKGLPELAQRYPSLETLVAAHADLYVAGWNYGMRVGGPITPATLAPFGIATYELTESCAHVMPRPAASLDDVYNDLRNLGAIFDVDARAQSVIAAMQARVAAVAKALNSTHERPRVFVYDSGEDKPFTAGDLAMPTALIRAAGGRNVMDDLAQSWAQVSWESVVARDPQVIVIVDYGAVTAAQKAAFLLGSPALANVAAIRNRRFVVVPYDAATPGVQNAQAIETLARGLHPEAFAAAPQR from the coding sequence ATGATGAAAACGACCCGACTCTCCGCGTTACTGCTGATACTCGGCAGCGCCGCTTTCCACGCTGCCCACGCGGCGCACTATCCCGTGACCGTGCCAAGCTGCAACCGCCAGGTGACGTTCGCGCACGCACCCTCGCGCGCCGTGAGCAACGACGTCAATCTCACGGAAATGCTGCTCGCGCTCGGCGTGCGCGCGCGCATGGCGGGCTACACCGGCATCAGCGGCTGGAAGACCGCGAATCCGCAACTCGCAGCCGAACTCAAAGGCTTGCCCGAACTCGCGCAGCGTTATCCCTCGCTCGAAACGCTGGTGGCCGCGCACGCCGATCTCTACGTCGCGGGCTGGAATTACGGCATGCGCGTGGGCGGCCCGATCACGCCCGCGACGCTCGCGCCGTTCGGTATCGCCACGTACGAACTCACGGAGTCGTGCGCGCACGTGATGCCGCGCCCGGCCGCCTCGCTCGACGACGTCTACAACGACTTGCGCAATCTGGGCGCGATCTTCGACGTCGATGCGCGCGCGCAAAGCGTGATCGCCGCGATGCAGGCGCGCGTGGCCGCCGTCGCGAAGGCGCTGAACAGCACGCACGAACGCCCGCGCGTATTCGTCTACGACAGCGGCGAGGACAAGCCCTTCACGGCGGGCGACCTGGCCATGCCGACCGCGCTGATTCGCGCGGCGGGCGGCCGCAACGTCATGGACGACCTCGCGCAAAGCTGGGCCCAGGTCAGTTGGGAAAGCGTGGTGGCGCGCGACCCGCAAGTGATCGTGATCGTCGATTACGGCGCGGTCACGGCCGCGCAGAAAGCGGCGTTCCTGCTCGGCTCGCCCGCGCTCGCGAACGTCGCGGCCATCCGCAACCGGCGCTTCGTGGTCGTGCCGTACGACGCCGCCACGCCCGGCGTGCAGAACGCGCAGGCCATCGAAACGCTCGCGCGCGGCCTGCATCCCGAAGCGTTCGCCGCCGCCCCGCAACGATGA
- a CDS encoding ABC transporter ATP-binding protein: MSLHIDELTWSPAGGSSGGAAARALLRSIALAVRPGEFVGLIGPNGSGKTSLLRCAFRYAKPQRGTIALDGSEVWAQSARWSAQRIAVLLQDAPDDFGLSVEEVVAMGRTPHRRALDGETPDDRARLDRALADTGLANLRTRPFATLSGGERQRALLARALVQAPRVLMLDEPTNHLDPRHQLELLALVKRQRIATLATIHDLNLAAAFCDRLYVIAAGEIVAHGTPESVLTEALLERVYGVEALVDRHPVSGCPRITLIAPTFESP; encoded by the coding sequence ATGTCCTTGCATATCGACGAACTCACCTGGTCGCCCGCGGGCGGCTCATCCGGGGGCGCCGCCGCCCGCGCCCTGCTCAGGTCGATCGCGCTCGCGGTGCGGCCCGGCGAGTTCGTCGGGCTGATCGGGCCGAACGGCAGCGGCAAGACGAGCCTGCTGCGCTGCGCGTTTCGCTACGCGAAGCCGCAACGCGGCACGATCGCGCTCGACGGCAGCGAAGTCTGGGCGCAATCGGCGCGCTGGAGCGCGCAGCGCATCGCCGTGCTGTTGCAGGACGCGCCCGACGACTTCGGGCTCAGCGTGGAAGAAGTCGTGGCGATGGGGCGCACGCCGCACCGGCGCGCGCTCGACGGCGAGACGCCCGACGACCGCGCCCGCCTCGATCGCGCGCTCGCCGACACCGGCCTCGCCAATTTGCGCACGCGCCCCTTCGCGACGCTTTCGGGCGGCGAGCGGCAACGCGCGCTGCTCGCGCGCGCGCTCGTGCAGGCGCCGCGCGTGCTGATGCTCGACGAACCGACCAATCATCTCGACCCGCGCCATCAACTCGAGCTGCTCGCGCTCGTGAAGCGGCAGCGCATCGCCACGCTCGCCACGATCCACGACCTCAATCTCGCCGCCGCGTTTTGCGACCGGCTGTACGTGATCGCCGCTGGCGAGATCGTCGCGCATGGCACGCCCGAAAGCGTGCTCACCGAGGCGCTGCTCGAACGCGTGTATGGCGTCGAGGCGCTCGTGGATCGACATCCTGTCAGCGGTTGTCCGCGCATCACGCTCATCGCACCGACTTTCGAATCGCCATGA
- a CDS encoding TonB-dependent receptor — MDASTPLFRARRLAVHSAFACTCLANAAPVFADADNAAPAASTSTSASTSASTSPTLPAVNVTGTAARREDADTPDLAAPLATGSRLGLSSLDTPASVEAITGTQLTERGDNNVTQAITRAAGFATDAAPGNGGTSVSVRGFSGPESVTTLYDGLRMYAGAGTVSFPFDTWSAERIEVLRGPASVLYGEGGMGGVVNIVPKAPQREAATTIQLGAGTYGEKRVALDTTGALGPMLSYRFYLADDRNNGWVPRGESHSTALGGALKLDVNPRLSFTLDYDYGRQLPARYFGVPVTNGALDPALERQNYNVGNASIAYYDQWTRLNTKWNAAPGITLRNQLYYLLTNRHWHDSESYSLTGDGNVLRSDYLEILHHEKQAGDTLDATFDGHLLGRQDRLVVGADFNVISFLDTSNSPYDGSSVVPQFGFDPGVFASPDPTVPQFQTTTHQASVYAENRLELTDRLAWIAGLRYDHLDYHRDTFATVNGPASSFDRTFAHTGWRTGLVFALTPDFSVYAQYTTGADGVGSLVTLSKSSSQFSLASGTQWEAGVKQQLWGGRASWTLAFYQIVKRDLLSVDPSNPDVTQQVGKQSSRGVEWTGAVQLGGGWSIDANASLLRARYDDFNEVENGQSFSRAGNVPYDIPEQTANVWLDWAFAPGWRAGAGVHYVGRRFGDNANTVAIPSYTLIDASASWRVTRNLTLALYLRNLTNRVYAVTTQNDGGEWLLGAPRSGWVTATMKF, encoded by the coding sequence ATGGACGCATCCACACCGCTTTTCCGCGCGCGGCGCCTTGCCGTGCACAGCGCTTTCGCCTGCACCTGCCTCGCCAACGCGGCCCCGGTTTTCGCCGATGCCGATAACGCCGCGCCCGCCGCATCGACCTCGACATCGGCATCGACATCGGCATCGACCTCGCCGACGCTACCCGCCGTCAACGTGACGGGCACCGCCGCGCGCCGCGAAGACGCCGACACGCCCGACCTCGCCGCGCCGCTCGCCACCGGCAGCCGCCTGGGCCTATCGAGCCTCGACACGCCCGCGAGCGTCGAAGCCATCACCGGCACGCAACTCACCGAACGCGGCGACAACAACGTCACGCAAGCCATCACGCGCGCGGCCGGCTTCGCCACCGACGCCGCGCCGGGCAATGGCGGCACCTCGGTGTCGGTGCGCGGCTTCAGCGGCCCCGAGTCGGTCACCACGCTCTACGACGGCCTGCGCATGTACGCGGGCGCGGGCACCGTGTCGTTCCCGTTCGACACATGGTCGGCGGAACGCATCGAAGTGCTGCGCGGCCCGGCTTCCGTGCTGTACGGCGAAGGCGGCATGGGCGGCGTCGTCAACATCGTGCCGAAGGCGCCGCAGCGCGAGGCCGCCACCACGATCCAGCTCGGCGCGGGCACCTACGGCGAAAAGCGCGTGGCACTCGACACCACCGGCGCGCTCGGCCCGATGCTTTCGTACCGCTTCTATCTCGCCGACGACCGCAACAACGGCTGGGTGCCGCGCGGCGAGTCGCACAGCACGGCCCTCGGCGGCGCACTCAAGCTCGACGTGAATCCGCGTCTCTCGTTCACGCTCGATTACGACTACGGCCGCCAGCTGCCGGCGCGCTACTTCGGCGTACCCGTGACGAACGGCGCACTCGATCCCGCGCTCGAACGCCAGAACTACAACGTCGGCAATGCGTCGATCGCGTATTACGACCAGTGGACGCGCCTCAATACGAAGTGGAACGCCGCGCCCGGCATCACACTGCGCAATCAGCTCTATTACCTGCTGACCAACCGTCATTGGCACGACAGCGAAAGTTACTCGCTGACCGGCGACGGCAACGTGCTGCGCAGCGACTACCTCGAGATCCTGCATCACGAAAAGCAGGCCGGCGATACGCTCGACGCGACCTTCGACGGCCATCTGCTCGGCCGCCAGGATCGCCTCGTCGTGGGCGCGGACTTCAACGTGATCTCGTTTCTCGACACGAGCAATTCGCCCTATGACGGCTCCTCCGTCGTACCGCAGTTCGGCTTCGATCCGGGCGTGTTCGCGAGCCCCGATCCGACCGTGCCGCAGTTCCAGACCACCACGCATCAGGCGTCGGTCTACGCGGAAAACCGCCTCGAACTGACCGATCGCCTCGCGTGGATCGCGGGCCTGCGCTACGACCATCTCGACTATCACCGCGACACCTTCGCGACCGTCAACGGTCCCGCTTCGTCGTTCGATCGCACCTTCGCGCACACGGGCTGGCGCACGGGTCTCGTGTTCGCGCTCACGCCCGACTTCTCCGTGTACGCGCAGTACACCACGGGCGCGGACGGCGTCGGTTCGCTCGTCACGCTCTCGAAGTCGAGCAGCCAGTTCTCGCTCGCGAGCGGCACGCAATGGGAAGCCGGTGTGAAGCAGCAACTGTGGGGCGGCCGCGCCTCGTGGACGCTCGCGTTCTATCAGATCGTCAAGCGCGATCTGCTGAGCGTCGACCCGTCGAATCCCGACGTCACGCAGCAAGTGGGCAAGCAGTCGTCGCGCGGCGTGGAGTGGACGGGCGCGGTGCAACTGGGCGGCGGCTGGTCGATCGACGCCAACGCCTCGCTGCTGCGCGCGCGTTACGACGACTTCAACGAGGTCGAGAACGGCCAGAGCTTCTCGCGCGCGGGCAACGTGCCGTACGACATTCCCGAGCAGACCGCGAACGTGTGGCTCGACTGGGCTTTCGCGCCGGGCTGGCGCGCGGGCGCGGGCGTGCATTACGTGGGCCGTCGTTTCGGCGATAACGCCAACACCGTCGCCATTCCGAGCTACACGCTGATCGACGCCTCGGCGTCGTGGCGCGTCACCCGCAACCTCACGCTCGCGCTGTATCTGCGTAACCTCACGAACCGCGTCTATGCCGTGACGACGCAGAACGACGGCGGCGAATGGCTGCTGGGCGCGCCGCGTTCGGGCTGGGTCACGGCAACGATGAAGTTCTAG